One window from the genome of Labilithrix sp. encodes:
- a CDS encoding 30S ribosomal protein S1, translated as MANQITETSGGMDSFAALFEASVSGGEFGKEGEIVQGTVVAVQRDNVIIDIGGKSEGMISLSEFTGAGGEILVKAGDRVDVFIESRENDDGLVTLSKEKADKMKVWDEISGACERDELIEGTISQRVKGGLSVTIKGGVKAFLPGSQVDLRPIRNLDKLIGQTYQFKVIKFNKKRGNIVLSRRVLLEKERDEQKTKTLETLEEGKVVRGVIKNITEYGAFVDLGGIDGLLHITDMSWGRVNHPEELFKVGDEVTVKVLKYNPETERVSLGLKQTQEDPWSHAEEAFPPGKKVHGKVMSITDYGAFVELEPGVEGLIHVSEMSWTKKVKHPSKLLEVGQEIDCQVLEVDAKAKRISLGLKQLEPDPWTLFTEKYSPGDKIGGKVRSITDYGVFIGIEEGVDGMVHKSDLSWTAKVNNPADLYHKGDDVEAIILSINHDEKKVSLGIKQLWDDPWPTIFSEFPPGKLVDAKVVSLTDYGIFVRIRDGVEGLIPTNELIAKKNEAGEESIYDIGDTLQAEVANVDSQDRRLTLSMRIGEAANQPAPKQQQRQSVAPKKADEAAKATSIGELIKQKLGAVAVKKDDDDDDDDEG; from the coding sequence ATGGCCAACCAAATCACCGAAACCAGCGGAGGAATGGACTCCTTCGCCGCGCTCTTCGAAGCGTCCGTCTCCGGCGGCGAGTTCGGCAAAGAGGGCGAGATCGTCCAGGGCACCGTCGTGGCGGTGCAGCGTGACAACGTCATCATCGACATCGGCGGGAAGAGCGAGGGCATGATCTCCCTCAGCGAGTTCACCGGCGCCGGTGGCGAAATCCTCGTCAAGGCGGGCGACCGCGTTGACGTCTTCATCGAGAGCCGCGAGAACGACGACGGCTTGGTCACCCTCTCCAAGGAGAAGGCTGACAAGATGAAGGTGTGGGACGAGATCTCGGGCGCGTGCGAGCGCGACGAGCTCATCGAAGGCACCATCAGCCAGCGCGTGAAGGGCGGCCTCAGCGTCACCATCAAGGGCGGCGTGAAGGCGTTCCTCCCCGGCTCTCAGGTCGACCTTCGTCCGATCCGCAACTTGGACAAGCTGATCGGCCAGACCTACCAATTCAAGGTCATCAAGTTCAACAAGAAGCGCGGCAACATCGTGCTCTCGCGTCGCGTCCTCCTCGAGAAGGAGCGCGACGAGCAGAAGACCAAGACCCTCGAGACCCTCGAGGAGGGCAAGGTCGTCCGCGGCGTGATCAAGAACATCACCGAATACGGTGCGTTCGTGGATCTCGGCGGAATCGACGGCCTCCTCCACATCACCGACATGTCCTGGGGCCGGGTCAACCACCCCGAGGAGCTCTTCAAGGTCGGCGACGAGGTCACGGTCAAGGTCCTCAAGTACAACCCGGAGACCGAGCGCGTCTCCCTCGGTCTCAAGCAGACCCAGGAAGATCCGTGGAGCCACGCCGAGGAGGCGTTCCCGCCGGGCAAGAAGGTGCACGGCAAGGTCATGTCGATCACCGACTACGGCGCGTTCGTCGAGCTCGAGCCGGGCGTCGAGGGCCTCATCCACGTCAGCGAGATGTCGTGGACGAAGAAGGTCAAGCACCCGTCGAAGCTCCTCGAGGTCGGTCAGGAGATCGACTGCCAGGTGCTCGAGGTGGACGCGAAGGCGAAGCGCATCAGCCTCGGCCTGAAGCAGCTCGAGCCCGATCCCTGGACGCTCTTCACCGAGAAGTACAGCCCGGGCGACAAGATCGGCGGCAAGGTCCGCTCGATCACCGACTACGGCGTCTTCATCGGCATCGAAGAGGGCGTCGACGGCATGGTCCACAAGAGCGACCTCTCGTGGACGGCCAAGGTCAACAACCCGGCGGACCTCTACCACAAGGGCGACGACGTCGAGGCGATCATCCTCTCGATCAACCATGACGAGAAGAAGGTCTCCCTCGGCATCAAGCAGCTCTGGGACGATCCCTGGCCGACGATCTTCTCGGAGTTCCCTCCGGGCAAGCTGGTCGACGCGAAGGTCGTCTCCCTCACGGACTACGGCATCTTCGTCCGCATCCGTGACGGCGTGGAGGGCCTGATCCCGACGAACGAGCTCATCGCCAAGAAGAACGAGGCCGGCGAAGAGTCGATCTACGACATCGGCGACACGCTCCAGGCCGAGGTCGCCAACGTCGACTCGCAGGACCGTCGTTTGACGCTCTCGATGCGCATCGGCGAGGCGGCGAACCAGCCGGCCCCGAAGCAGCAGCAGCGCCAGTCGGTCGCCCCGAAGAAGGCGGACGAGGCGGCGAAGGCCACCTCGATCGGCGAGCTCATCAAGCAGAAGCTCGGCGCCGTTGCCGTCAAGAAGGACGACGACGACGACGACGACGACGAGGGCTGA
- the aroA gene encoding 3-phosphoshikimate 1-carboxyvinyltransferase: MSTLVVHPLAGTPLVGSVPVPSDKSIGHRALLFASLCEGESEIRQFSHGEDNVSTASCMRAMGATVTDVDATTLRVRGTGLFGLRAPAEDLDCGNSGTTMRLLTGILAAQPFASRLVGDASLTRRPMMRVVGPLRARGAVIDGVPHPKKEGDLTPPLVVGPLPDGTYLKEIEYESPVASAQVKSAILLSGLYAHGTTWFKEPTLSRDHTERMMHALGVPLKTVATAVELDPAGWSGKMEGFSIDIPGDASAAAFLVVAAQITPGSRVTVRGVGANPTRTGLLEIVRLMGGGIEVVPQGEQAGEPVAEITSWPEGLRGTLVGGEIVPRAIDEIPIACALAVRATGETTIRDAEELRVKESDRVATMVHVLRAFGVDCEELSDGMVIRGREGALTPASLESKGDHRIAMTAAVLALHASGPTRIADADCIATSFPRFVGTLRALGARIDVES, encoded by the coding sequence GTGAGCACCCTCGTCGTCCATCCGCTCGCCGGCACGCCGCTCGTCGGGAGCGTGCCGGTCCCCAGCGACAAGAGCATCGGTCATCGCGCGCTCCTCTTCGCGTCGCTCTGCGAGGGCGAGTCCGAGATCCGGCAGTTTTCGCACGGTGAGGACAACGTCTCGACCGCGAGCTGCATGCGCGCGATGGGCGCGACGGTGACCGACGTCGACGCGACGACGCTGCGCGTTCGGGGCACCGGCCTCTTCGGCCTCCGCGCGCCGGCGGAGGACCTCGACTGCGGGAACTCCGGCACGACGATGCGCCTCCTCACCGGCATCCTCGCGGCGCAGCCGTTCGCGTCGCGGCTCGTCGGCGACGCCTCGCTCACGCGCCGGCCGATGATGCGCGTGGTGGGCCCGCTCCGCGCGCGCGGCGCCGTCATCGACGGCGTCCCGCACCCGAAGAAGGAGGGCGACCTCACGCCGCCGCTCGTGGTGGGCCCGCTGCCGGACGGCACGTACCTGAAGGAGATCGAGTACGAGAGCCCGGTCGCGAGCGCGCAGGTGAAGAGCGCGATCCTGCTCTCCGGCCTCTACGCGCACGGCACGACGTGGTTCAAGGAGCCCACGCTCTCGCGCGACCACACCGAGCGGATGATGCACGCGCTCGGCGTGCCGCTGAAGACGGTCGCGACCGCGGTGGAGCTCGATCCGGCGGGGTGGAGCGGGAAGATGGAGGGCTTCTCGATCGACATCCCCGGCGACGCGTCCGCCGCGGCGTTCCTCGTCGTCGCCGCGCAGATCACGCCCGGGTCGCGCGTCACCGTGCGCGGGGTCGGGGCGAACCCGACCCGGACGGGGCTCCTCGAGATCGTGCGCCTGATGGGCGGCGGGATCGAGGTCGTGCCGCAGGGCGAGCAGGCGGGCGAGCCCGTCGCCGAGATCACGTCGTGGCCAGAGGGCCTCCGCGGCACGCTCGTCGGCGGCGAGATCGTGCCGCGCGCGATCGACGAGATCCCGATCGCGTGCGCGCTCGCGGTCCGCGCGACGGGGGAGACGACGATCCGCGACGCGGAGGAGCTGCGCGTGAAGGAGAGCGATCGCGTCGCGACGATGGTCCACGTGCTGCGCGCGTTCGGCGTCGACTGCGAGGAGCTCTCCGACGGGATGGTCATTCGCGGCAGGGAAGGAGCGCTCACGCCGGCGAGCCTCGAGAGCAAGGGCGACCACCGCATCGCGATGACGGCGGCGGTGCTCGCGCTCCACGCGAGCGGACCGACGCGCATCGCGGACGCGGACTGCATCGCGACGAGCTTCCCCCGCTTCGTCGGCACGCTGCGCGCGCTCGGGGCGCGCATCGACGTCGAATCGTGA
- a CDS encoding chorismate mutase: MTDKRREVEDLRGEIAKIDVSLLASIERRAKLSKRIGELQKSMTVPPGLPDRGQIEALVTTATGDVPHPALRQIFREIFASCFALEQPVVVSYAGLDGGFSHAAARSRFGVAAEYLGGETIARAIDEVSRKRATYAVIPFETRADGVVQATIAALTDSDVKIVAAFESIVNLQLASKASSLAEVQKVYCIPKDRAHCVKFLANEMSGADVQDVKTAYAACQLAAADPRAAALVHEGFTADFSLEVIKRNVRDDGDERVRYAIIGNRPPSRTGKDLTAIIVALQDAPGALHEIVKQFAERGVNLTKVQSRPIQDESWQYHLFMEIQGHPTDRPVVGALEDVRRQAKFFKVLGSYQLG; encoded by the coding sequence ATGACCGACAAACGGCGTGAGGTAGAGGACCTGCGGGGGGAGATCGCGAAGATCGACGTTTCGCTCCTCGCGTCGATCGAGCGGCGCGCGAAGCTGTCGAAGCGCATCGGCGAGCTCCAGAAATCGATGACGGTGCCGCCCGGCCTGCCCGACCGCGGACAGATCGAGGCGCTCGTGACGACGGCGACGGGCGACGTCCCGCACCCCGCCCTCCGCCAGATCTTCCGCGAGATCTTCGCGTCATGCTTCGCGCTCGAGCAGCCGGTCGTCGTCTCGTACGCCGGGCTCGACGGAGGCTTCTCCCACGCCGCCGCGCGGAGCCGCTTCGGCGTCGCGGCGGAGTACCTCGGCGGCGAGACGATCGCGCGCGCGATCGACGAGGTCAGCCGCAAGCGCGCGACGTACGCCGTCATCCCGTTCGAGACGCGCGCCGACGGCGTCGTCCAGGCCACGATCGCGGCGCTCACCGACAGCGACGTGAAGATCGTCGCCGCGTTCGAGTCGATCGTGAACCTCCAGCTCGCGAGCAAGGCGTCGAGCCTCGCCGAGGTGCAGAAGGTCTACTGCATCCCGAAGGATCGCGCGCACTGCGTGAAGTTCCTCGCGAACGAGATGTCCGGCGCCGACGTGCAGGACGTGAAGACCGCCTACGCCGCGTGCCAGCTCGCGGCCGCCGACCCGCGCGCGGCCGCCCTCGTGCACGAGGGCTTCACCGCGGACTTCTCGCTCGAGGTCATCAAGCGCAACGTGCGCGACGACGGCGACGAGCGCGTCCGCTACGCGATCATCGGCAACCGCCCGCCGAGCCGCACCGGCAAGGACCTCACCGCGATCATCGTCGCGCTGCAGGATGCGCCGGGCGCGCTCCACGAGATCGTGAAGCAGTTCGCCGAGCGCGGCGTGAACCTGACCAAGGTCCAGTCGCGACCGATCCAGGACGAGAGCTGGCAGTACCACCTCTTCATGGAGATCCAGGGGCACCCGACCGACCGCCCGGTGGTGGGGGCGCTCGAGGACGTGCGCCGGCAGGCGAAGTTCTTCAAGGTCCTCGGCTCGTACCAGCTCGGGTGA
- a CDS encoding HIT domain-containing protein, with amino-acid sequence MPTTPLWAPWRMPYIEASQARDEDRGCFFCEHAEDAARLRENLVLVVQTHAIALLNRYPFAPCHVLVAPRRHVPDLSDLSDDEYHAVMALLRDTTVRLRRAVSCPAMNVGFNLGLHAGAGHAEHCHGHVVPRWPGDTSFMPVLADVRVMPEALDQTWQKLHAAFGDVPGLKA; translated from the coding sequence ATGCCGACGACACCGCTCTGGGCTCCGTGGCGGATGCCCTACATCGAGGCGTCGCAGGCTCGCGACGAGGACCGCGGGTGCTTCTTCTGCGAGCACGCCGAGGACGCCGCGCGGCTCCGCGAGAACCTCGTGCTCGTCGTGCAGACGCACGCGATCGCGCTCTTGAATCGGTACCCCTTCGCGCCGTGCCACGTGCTCGTCGCGCCGCGCCGGCACGTGCCGGACCTCTCCGACCTCTCCGACGACGAGTACCACGCCGTCATGGCGCTCCTCCGCGACACCACCGTGCGCCTCCGTCGCGCGGTGAGCTGCCCCGCGATGAACGTCGGGTTCAACCTCGGCCTCCACGCCGGCGCCGGGCACGCCGAGCACTGTCACGGCCACGTCGTCCCGCGATGGCCGGGCGACACGAGCTTCATGCCGGTGCTCGCCGACGTCCGCGTCATGCCCGAGGCGCTCGACCAAACCTGGCAGAAGCTCCACGCCGCGTTCGGCGACGTCCCCGGGCTGAAGGCATAG
- the cmk gene encoding (d)CMP kinase yields the protein MAERTRPIVAIDGPAGAGKSTVARRLADALGYVLVDTGAMYRAVALAATRAGTPWNDGAQVAGLARGIIGDRALAFERDATLGVRVSLRGEDVSEAIRTPDIAQGASTVSAHEEVRAALLELQRQTGAAGGVVLEGRDIGTVVFPNAEVKFFLTASPEVRAGRRHAELVAKGQTVTFEETLADVKSRDARDEGRAIAPLKKAETAVLVDSTSMTIEETVAFMLEHVRTAERALQA from the coding sequence ATGGCCGAGCGGACCCGACCCATCGTCGCGATCGACGGCCCCGCCGGGGCGGGGAAGAGCACGGTCGCGCGCCGCCTCGCCGACGCGCTCGGGTACGTCCTCGTCGACACCGGCGCGATGTACCGCGCGGTCGCGCTCGCGGCGACGCGCGCGGGCACGCCGTGGAACGACGGCGCCCAGGTCGCGGGCCTCGCGCGCGGCATCATCGGCGATCGCGCGCTCGCGTTCGAGCGCGACGCGACGCTCGGCGTCCGGGTCTCCCTCCGCGGCGAGGACGTGAGCGAAGCGATCCGCACGCCGGACATCGCGCAGGGCGCGAGCACGGTGTCGGCGCACGAGGAGGTGCGCGCGGCGCTCCTCGAGCTGCAGCGCCAGACGGGCGCGGCCGGCGGCGTCGTGCTCGAGGGGCGCGACATCGGCACGGTCGTGTTCCCGAACGCGGAGGTGAAGTTCTTCCTCACCGCGAGCCCCGAGGTCCGCGCCGGCCGCCGCCACGCCGAGCTCGTCGCGAAGGGCCAGACGGTGACGTTCGAGGAGACCCTCGCCGACGTGAAGTCGCGCGACGCCCGCGACGAGGGACGCGCGATCGCGCCGCTGAAGAAGGCGGAGACCGCGGTGCTCGTCGACTCGACGTCGATGACGATCGAGGAGACGGTCGCGTTCATGCTCGAGCACGTGCGCACCGCCGAGCGCGCGCTCCAGGCATGA
- a CDS encoding isocitrate lyase/phosphoenolpyruvate mutase family protein, whose product MSSIADKRARFRALHAEGCFVIPNPWDVGSARVLQHLGFAALATTSSGFAWSTGRPDYGVARDDVLAHVGAIAAAVDVPVNADFESGFAAEPEDVAANVTLAVATGIAGLSIEDTDVRVAGRLYPKALAAERVGAARAAIDAADAAVVLVGRTEGLLADPTAVSAATSKLVALAEAGADCLYAPGVWSKDDIAAMVRAVAPKPLNVLAQNPALTLADYAALGVRRVSVGGALARVAWGAVRAAAEEMKKGSFASLSTAMPGKDLNGIFRR is encoded by the coding sequence ATGAGCTCCATCGCCGACAAGCGCGCCCGGTTCCGTGCCCTCCATGCGGAGGGGTGTTTCGTGATCCCGAACCCCTGGGACGTCGGGAGCGCGCGGGTGCTCCAGCACCTGGGGTTCGCAGCGCTCGCGACGACGAGCAGCGGCTTCGCATGGTCGACGGGGCGCCCCGACTACGGCGTCGCGCGCGACGACGTGCTCGCGCATGTCGGCGCGATCGCCGCCGCGGTGGACGTGCCGGTGAACGCCGACTTCGAGTCGGGCTTCGCGGCGGAGCCCGAGGACGTCGCCGCGAACGTCACCCTCGCCGTCGCCACCGGCATCGCGGGCCTCTCGATCGAGGACACCGACGTGCGCGTCGCGGGCCGTCTCTATCCGAAGGCGCTCGCGGCGGAGCGCGTCGGCGCCGCGCGCGCGGCGATCGACGCGGCCGACGCCGCGGTGGTGCTCGTGGGCCGGACGGAGGGACTGCTCGCGGACCCGACCGCGGTCTCCGCCGCCACGAGCAAGCTCGTCGCGCTCGCGGAGGCGGGCGCGGACTGCCTGTATGCGCCCGGCGTCTGGAGCAAGGACGACATCGCGGCGATGGTCCGCGCCGTCGCGCCGAAGCCGCTCAACGTGCTCGCCCAGAACCCGGCGCTCACGCTCGCCGACTACGCCGCGCTCGGCGTCCGCCGCGTCAGCGTCGGCGGCGCGCTCGCCCGCGTCGCGTGGGGCGCCGTGCGCGCGGCGGCGGAGGAGATGAAGAAGGGCTCCTTCGCAAGCCTCTCCACCGCCATGCCGGGCAAGGATCTGAACGGCATCTTCCGACGCTGA
- a CDS encoding VCBS repeat-containing protein, giving the protein MRRAFWLVLGGALACGSDDAGGGGPSGTGAPTGDGGSAAPVAPSCAAAGGSAEVAAPTLLRKLVDERGAEGWLGSPAIADLDGDGKPETIVARGGRVVVWRADGTRAFTVGSDKDRIWASPIVANFTGDAKLEIAFAARDQAYLVDASGAAVPGFPQKFGTAETRTVAAGDLDGDGALDLVVGVRNDKDIVHAYHANGTPVPGFPPVASGAAGCDPGPCYFAGLYDQNLAIGALDGDAKQDLVVPHDNAYASFFHGSGAAMDANPMFRKRPKTPGVRYLHDLPLAQQGFADDEATSDQAHFTNTPPAIADIDKDGTPEIIMVGSVQNASQDDRLRGVALWVVKPDASRPAGWETPFHVPAYVMGLNDGFSPKLGDDAVAGAGNLVGLTNQVTVADVDAAVPGLELIFAGFDGKIHAVSAAKTELWSFAYAEDGRALTPGVVVADLSADGVPEIVFATYTPDEGAGALYVLSAQGAQLHKVPLPERGSMAVPTIGDADGDGALDIVVSLKDEYASTKDPVHVFTVPGSKPNCLLWPTGRANFLRNGWVR; this is encoded by the coding sequence ATGCGGAGAGCGTTTTGGCTCGTCCTCGGCGGAGCGCTCGCGTGCGGGAGCGACGACGCCGGTGGGGGTGGTCCGAGTGGAACGGGCGCGCCGACCGGCGACGGCGGGAGCGCTGCGCCGGTCGCGCCGAGCTGCGCGGCGGCGGGCGGGAGCGCCGAGGTCGCGGCTCCGACGCTGCTCCGCAAGCTCGTCGACGAGCGCGGCGCGGAGGGCTGGCTCGGCTCCCCCGCGATCGCGGACCTCGACGGCGACGGCAAGCCCGAGACGATCGTCGCGCGCGGCGGCCGCGTCGTCGTGTGGCGCGCCGACGGCACGCGCGCCTTCACGGTCGGCTCCGACAAGGACCGCATCTGGGCGAGCCCGATCGTCGCGAACTTCACCGGCGACGCGAAGCTCGAGATCGCCTTCGCGGCGCGCGATCAGGCCTACCTCGTCGACGCGAGCGGCGCCGCGGTGCCGGGGTTCCCGCAGAAGTTCGGGACCGCGGAGACGCGCACCGTCGCGGCGGGGGACCTCGACGGCGACGGCGCGCTCGACCTCGTCGTCGGCGTGCGCAACGACAAGGACATCGTCCACGCGTACCACGCGAACGGCACGCCGGTGCCGGGCTTCCCACCGGTCGCGAGCGGCGCCGCGGGCTGCGATCCGGGGCCGTGTTACTTCGCGGGCCTCTACGATCAGAACCTCGCGATCGGCGCGCTCGACGGCGACGCGAAGCAGGACCTCGTCGTGCCGCACGACAACGCGTACGCGAGCTTCTTCCACGGCTCCGGCGCGGCGATGGACGCGAACCCGATGTTCCGGAAGCGCCCGAAGACGCCGGGCGTGCGCTACCTCCACGACCTCCCGCTCGCGCAGCAGGGCTTCGCCGACGACGAGGCGACGAGCGACCAGGCGCACTTCACGAACACGCCGCCCGCGATCGCCGACATCGACAAGGATGGCACGCCCGAGATCATCATGGTCGGAAGCGTGCAGAATGCATCGCAGGACGATCGCCTCCGCGGCGTCGCGCTCTGGGTGGTGAAGCCGGACGCCTCGCGGCCCGCGGGCTGGGAGACGCCGTTCCACGTCCCGGCCTACGTGATGGGCCTGAACGACGGCTTCAGCCCGAAGCTCGGCGACGACGCGGTCGCCGGGGCGGGGAACCTCGTCGGCCTCACGAACCAGGTCACGGTCGCGGACGTCGACGCGGCGGTCCCCGGCCTCGAGCTGATCTTCGCGGGCTTCGACGGCAAGATCCACGCGGTGAGCGCGGCGAAGACGGAGCTGTGGTCGTTCGCGTACGCCGAGGACGGCCGCGCGCTCACGCCGGGCGTCGTCGTCGCGGACCTCTCCGCCGACGGCGTGCCCGAGATCGTCTTCGCGACGTACACGCCGGACGAGGGCGCGGGCGCGCTCTACGTCCTCTCCGCGCAGGGCGCACAGCTCCACAAAGTGCCGCTTCCGGAGCGAGGCTCGATGGCGGTCCCGACCATCGGCGACGCCGACGGCGACGGCGCGCTCGACATCGTCGTGTCGCTCAAGGACGAATACGCGTCGACGAAGGATCCCGTTCACGTGTTCACGGTGCCCGGCTCGAAGCCGAACTGCCTCTTGTGGCCGACTGGTCGTGCGAACTTCCTCCGCAACGGCTGGGTGCGCTAG
- a CDS encoding zinc ribbon domain-containing protein: MPTYEYVCTSCGNAWEEMQKISEDPIQVCPKCSQSTAKRQISGGNFILKGGGWYADLYSSTKKSSGSSDAAKSEGTSTPTSESKTESKPDPKPTAPAKPDTK, encoded by the coding sequence ATGCCGACCTACGAGTACGTCTGCACGAGCTGCGGCAACGCCTGGGAGGAGATGCAGAAGATCTCCGAGGACCCGATCCAGGTCTGCCCGAAGTGCAGTCAGTCCACTGCGAAGCGCCAGATCAGCGGCGGCAACTTCATCCTGAAGGGCGGCGGCTGGTACGCCGACCTGTACTCCTCGACGAAGAAGAGCAGCGGCAGCAGCGACGCCGCGAAGAGCGAAGGCACCTCGACACCGACCTCGGAGTCGAAGACCGAGTCAAAGCCAGACCCCAAGCCAACCGCTCCCGCGAAGCCCGACACGAAGTAG
- a CDS encoding AI-2E family transporter produces MAIRRHTIFLVVSAAIAVAILVAARSVLLPFVLALVIAYVLTPAVAWVESKRVPRAVAIILVYVVVLGVLGGFLRMTTPRVLAELAGLRRELPTLSKTIKHEWVPGAQARLRAMGLGPPPPEDPRDRDGDGKEDPPAIVAYERVDGSYAIELQGPIQVTAAKGGGYTIEPLGESRAEPFDLDRVVAEAAGKSISYAQHNALELVRIGRNIIAGVSRFFFVFGLTLMLAAYTMLTRERILRFFSSLVRPSARASWDELLVRIDRGLSGVVRGQLLICLVNGVLSAIGFAIVGLKYWPVLALVATVFSLVPIFGSIISAIPAVILGLTQSVSTAVFVLAWIVGIHQLEANILNPKIMGDAAKIHPLLVVFSLLVGEHFFGVVGALLAVPVMSIVQNVFLHVKKHVYASDPDLAPEADLGIPSAPG; encoded by the coding sequence GTGGCGATTCGACGGCACACCATCTTCCTCGTGGTGAGCGCGGCGATCGCGGTCGCGATCCTCGTCGCCGCGCGCTCCGTGCTGCTGCCGTTCGTGCTCGCGCTCGTGATCGCGTACGTGCTCACGCCGGCGGTCGCGTGGGTCGAGTCGAAGCGCGTGCCGCGCGCGGTCGCGATCATCCTCGTCTACGTCGTGGTCCTCGGCGTCCTCGGCGGCTTCCTCCGGATGACGACCCCGCGCGTCCTCGCCGAGCTCGCCGGCCTCCGGCGCGAGCTCCCCACCCTCTCGAAGACGATCAAGCACGAGTGGGTGCCCGGCGCGCAGGCCCGGCTCCGCGCGATGGGCCTCGGCCCGCCGCCGCCCGAGGACCCGCGCGATCGCGACGGCGACGGCAAGGAGGACCCGCCCGCGATCGTCGCCTACGAGCGCGTCGACGGCTCCTACGCGATCGAGCTCCAGGGCCCGATCCAGGTCACCGCCGCGAAGGGCGGCGGCTACACGATCGAGCCGCTGGGAGAGTCGCGCGCCGAGCCGTTCGACCTCGATCGCGTCGTCGCCGAGGCCGCGGGGAAGAGCATCTCGTACGCGCAGCACAACGCGCTCGAGCTCGTCCGCATCGGCCGCAACATCATCGCGGGCGTGAGCCGCTTCTTCTTCGTCTTCGGCCTCACGCTCATGCTCGCCGCGTACACGATGCTCACGCGCGAGCGCATCCTCCGCTTCTTCTCGTCGCTCGTGCGGCCGAGCGCGCGCGCGTCGTGGGACGAGCTCCTCGTGCGGATCGATCGCGGCCTCTCCGGCGTCGTGCGCGGGCAGCTCCTCATCTGCCTCGTCAACGGCGTCCTCAGCGCGATCGGCTTCGCGATCGTCGGCCTCAAGTACTGGCCCGTCCTCGCGCTCGTCGCGACCGTCTTCAGCCTCGTCCCGATCTTCGGATCGATCATCAGCGCGATCCCCGCCGTCATCCTCGGGCTCACGCAGTCGGTCAGCACGGCCGTGTTCGTCCTCGCGTGGATCGTCGGCATCCACCAGCTCGAGGCGAACATCCTCAACCCGAAGATCATGGGCGACGCGGCGAAGATCCATCCGCTCCTCGTCGTGTTCTCGCTCCTCGTCGGCGAGCACTTCTTCGGCGTCGTCGGCGCGCTGCTCGCGGTCCCGGTGATGTCGATCGTGCAGAACGTCTTCCTCCACGTGAAGAAGCACGTCTACGCGTCCGATCCGGACCTCGCGCCCGAGGCGGACCTTGGCATCCCGTCGGCGCCGGGGTAG